DNA from Pirellulales bacterium:
CGACGTGCGCTACGTGATTCACGCCGCCGCGCCGAAATCGCTCGAGGCCTATCAACAGGAGTGCGGCCGCGCGGGCCGCGACGGGCTACCTGCCGAATGCTGGCTGTTCTATTCGCCTGCCGATTTTCAGATCTGGCGCAAACTGCAAAGCAACCTCCCGGCAGACGCCTACGAAGCGGCGTTGGCCACGCTCGCGGGGATCGAGAACTATTGCCGTGGCGCCACGTGCCGTCACCGGGCACTCGTCGAGTACTTCGGCGAGGCGTGGCCGGGCGCGTCTTGCGGGGCCTGTGACGCGTGCCTCGACGAACTCGACGAAATGCCCGATGCGCTCGTGCTGGCGCAAAAGATCGTCTCCTGCGTCGTGCGCCTCGGCGAAGGTTACGGCGGCGACTACACCGCGCAGGTGTTGATCGGGTCGCACGACGAGCGGATCGTTTCGCGTCGCCACGATCAGCTCAGCACGCACGGTTTGCTGGCCGATTTCGACAAGCGGCAAGTCCGCGATTGGATCGAGCAACTCGTCGCTCAGGGATTCCTGAACAAGGAAAGTGAGTATCGGCGGCTGCAGCTCACGGCGACGGGCCGGGAGCTATTGCGCGGCGACGGGCAGCCGCGCCTGCTCCAGGCCGCGCCCCCGCGAACGGCCCGCGCGGCGAAAGGCGATCGCCGCGACCCGGCGTCTTGGGACGGCGTCGACCGGCGGCTGTTCGAGGCCTTGCGCCAGTGGCGCACGACTGAGGCCCGCGAGCGCGAGGTACCGCCCTATGTAATCTTTGGCGACGCCACGCTGCGCGAACTGGCCCGGCTGCGGCCGACCAGCTACGAGGCGCTCGCGCGGGTACGGGGGATTGGCCAGCACAAGCTGGCCGCCTTCGGCGACGCGATCATCGATCTCGTGGTGAACTATCGCCGCGCGCAGGACGTGGGCACGAGCTGAACGGCCGGCGTGGTTACGCGACGATATCGCCAACCACGTTGCCGTAGACGTCGGTCAGCCGATAGTCGCGGCCACCGTATTGGTAGGTCAGCGCCGTGTGGTCGACGCCCAGCAGGTAGAGAATCGTCGCGTGCAGGTCGTGCACGTGGACCGGATTCTCGACGGCATAGTAGCCGTACTCGTCGGTCGCGCCATAGACGAGGCCCCCTTTGACGCCGCCGCCGGCCAGCCACATGGTGAAGCCGAACGGGTTGTGATCGCGTCCGTCCTCGACGCCGGGTTGCTTTTGGGACATGGGCGTACGGCCGAATTCGCCCCCCCAGAGCAACAACGTCTCCTCGAGCAGCCCGCGCTGTTTGAGATCCTTAATCAGCGCGGCGATCGGCTGATCGACGGCCTCGGCGTTGAGGCGATGATACCGTTCGAGATACGAATGTTGGTCCCAGTGATTGGCGCGGCTGTCGACCCGGGGCGGCAGCAATTCGATGAACCGCACGCCCTGTTCGATCAGCCGCCGGGCTACGAGGCATTCGGTGCCGAAGGGTTGCGTGCGCGGCTGATCGATGCCGTAGGCCTTGAGCGTGGCCGCCGTTTCACTCGAGAAATCGAACACGCGCGGCACGGCCGTCTGCATCCGAAACGCTTGTTCGTAGTTGCCAATCACGTTCTCCAGCCAGGCGGCGTTGGCGATGCGCTGGGCCCGCTGGCGGTTGAGGCTTTGCACGACGGCCAGCTTCTCGCCTTGGATGTCGCGGTCATCCGGCAGAGGCTCGAGATCGGCCACGCCGCGCAATTGGGCGCTAAGCAGGCAGGCCTGGTATGCGGGCGGCAGAAAACCGTTGCTGAAACAATTCAAGCCGCCGAAGGGGCTCATGCCGCATTCGAGCACGACGAAGCCCGGCAGCTCCTGCGACTCGGTGCCGAAGCCGTAGTTGATCCAGGCGCCCATGCTGGGGCGGCCCTGCAGCGGAGAACCGGAATGCATGAAATAACTGGCCGCGGCATGCTCGCCATGGTCCGAGACCATCGAACGGATGATAGTCAGATCATCGACGCACGTGGCCACGTGCGGCATGATCTCGCTGACGTCGGCGCCGCAGGCTCCATGCTTGGCGAACTTGTAGGGGCAACCCATCACCCGGTTGCCGATGTTGAAGTTTGTCGCCGGCGTCTGCATCTTGATCGGTTCGCCGTGCTCGCGGTTCAGCCGCGGCTTCGGGTCGAACAGGTCCATCTGCGATGGACCGCCGTCCATGTAGAGAAAGATGACGTGCTTGGCCCGCGGCACCGGCGGGCCCAATGGCCCCGCGACGATGGGGCGCGGGTTCGGCGCCGCAGGCGCCGCCGCTGGCCGAACGGATGTCGCGCCCGATTCCCGGCGCTCGCAGCCCAACAGCCCGGTGAGCGCCAGGCCCCCAAAGCCGGCTGCGGCGCGATACAGCAGCTCGCGCCGGGCCAGCGGCACCCGCGGTCGGTGGTTTCCAGCAAGTTCGGCGGACATCTCATTCATCGTAGGGCTGTGCCGCGACACCGACAATGCTGCAAGCGCAGGCGCCGCGGCTATTCGACGAACACGAACTCGGCCAAATTGAACACCGCATGGCAAGCCGCGGTCCACGCGCGAACTTCGGCCGTGCCGTCGTCGCCCGGCGGCTGCGAATCGTCCCGGCGCGCGGCGAGTTGCTGTTCGACAAACTGCGCCAACGCCGTGCGCTCCTCAGCAGTTGGCCCCCGGGCCAGGGCCTCGGCAAACATGCGATCGATTCGCGCCGCGATCCCCTCGGGCTCGCGCAACAATCGCTCGGCCCAGACGCGCGCCTCGTGGTGCACGAACTCGTTGTTCAGCATCGCCAGGGCCTGGCCGGGGACAGTCGACATCGGTCGCAGGCCGATGCTCGCGTCCGGCTTGGGAAAATCGAACGCCGCCAAGAGCGGTGTGAGGTGGTTGCGGCGCACTTCGAGGTAGATGCTGCGCCGGCAGTCGCCGTCCATCGGCCCGGAGAATTTCGGCAAGTCGAGGTCCTCGCCGCGCATGTACTTGGTGACATGGAGCGGGACGCTGGGCCCATACATCTGGTCGTTCAGGTTGCCTGCGACTGCCAACAGCTCGTCGCGCACGCACTCGGCGTCGAGTCGTCTTACGCGGGCGTGGGCGTAGAGCTTGTTGTCCGGGTCGATTGCGCGGGCGGCCTCCGAGGCGTCGGCTGCCTGTTGGTAGGTGCGCGTCGCGAGCAGCAGTCGGTGCAGGGCCTTGATCGACCAGCCCTCGGCGACGAAGCGCGTCGCGAGATAATCGAGCAATTCCGGATGTGTGGGCGGTTCGCCCAGGGCACCGAAATTATTCGGCGTGGCGACGATGCCACGGCCGAAGTGATGCAGCCAAACACGGTTCACCATGACCCGCGCCGTGAGCGGATTGTCGCGCGAGGCTACCCAATCGGCCAGCTGCAGCCGGCCGCTGCCTGTCACTGCCGGCGGCGCCGCGCCACCCGTCAGCACGGCGGGAAAGCCGCGCGGAATCTCGGGACCTTCGTGGTGCGGATTGCCCACTCGCTGGATGTGCAGATTGCGCGGCAGGTGATCCTTGGCGACCAAGGCCAGGGTCGACTCGGGCATCTCGGTCTCGAGCTGCTGCCGCTCGGCACGCAAGACTTCGAGGTGGCTGCGCTGCTCGGGCAGCAGCTTGTCGGCCGGATCAGCTCCCGAATCGAGCAATCCACCGCGCGTCAGGGCCCAGCGCCGCAGCGCGTCGCGCTCGGGGCGCAACAACCGCCGCGGTGGCTGGTCGCCCGACGCGGCCAGGGCCTGTTTCCATTGCCCAAGCACGTCGCCGAGCAACTGGGCCAGGCGTTGGAGCAGTTCGGGATAGCTCTTGACGTCTTCGGGCCAAAGCAGATCGGCCACGAGCATATTCGGCGGGAATTCGATCTTTGGCGGCTCGTCGGAGATGAAGAACCCGGTCGCGGCGATGTGCCCGCCGTTGGTCCTTACCTGATCGACCAGTTCGATGATCGCTTGACGCCCGACAAACGGCTGCACGTCCATCGTGCGCAGTTCGAACTGCTCGCTGCCGTTGCCGGTGGCGGTGTAATCATCGGCCTCTTGCACCAACGGGCTGTGGAACTTGACGTTAACGCAGGCTTGAAAGGGAAATCGGCCACCGGCCACGTACATCGACAGGAACCGCTTCGTGACACGGAACGGCGGGCTCGTCAGGCGGCCGGTGAGCGCGTCGACGCCCGCGCTCGACGCGTAGCCCTGCTCGCCGGGCTGCGACCAGTCGATCGGTGCATCGCGTCGCGGACCCGCGCCAAAGGCCTGCCCGACGACAGTCCAATCGCCGTAGTCCTGGCCCTCGAACAAGTGCAGCGGTTCGAGACCGGTTGCCTGCGGGTCAGGAGGCTGCCAGTCGACCAGCCGCCAGTAAAGCGCTAGGGCCGTCGGCTTGAAGGCATCCGGCTTGGTGCTGGCCAGCGCGGCAAGGGGATACCAGATGGGGTCTTTGTCGGCGCTGGCCGCCATCAAGAATTCGCGCCAGCGCTGGAGCCGGGCCACATCGAGTCCGCGCCGGGCTGCCACTTGTTGGCAGTCTGCCGCGTCGGGCTCTTCCTCGCCCAGGCCCAACTCCTGGCACGCCAGGACATAGTCGGGCAGCCGGGCCAGCTCGTCGGCAACCAGCTCGACGCGCGCCGTGGCCAGCAGACGTTCGATCTCGGCCTGATTGCCCTTGAGCCGTTCAGCGGTGGCTGCGATTTGGGCGGTCGTCTCGGGCGTGTCCGTGCACGCAATGGCGTTGGTGCAACTGACGAAGAACCCACCCAGGCCGTAATAGTCGGCCATCGTCAAGGGATCGAACTTGTGATCGTGGCAGCGCGCGCACGCCAGGGTGAGCCCGAGAAACGCCTTGCCGAACGCGTCGATTTGACCCTCGAGCTCTGCGGCCTCGGCGACGGCCATATCGACGGGCATATTCTGATACTCGCCCAACCAATAGAAGGCCGAGGCCAGCGGCGACAACCGGGTGCGGCCGTCGGGCGACAGTCGAGGCTGCTCAAGCAAATCGCCGGCAAGCTGCTCGCGCACGAAGGTGTCGAACGGCACGTCGTCGTTGAAGGCACGAATGACGTAATCGCGGAATCGCCAGGCGTTGGGCTTGTTGCGATCGATGTCCTGGCCGTTCGTTTCCGCGTAGCGGACGACGTCGAGCCAATGGCGGCCCCAACGCTCGCCATAGCGCGGACTCGCGAGCAGCCGATCGACGACTCGCGCGAAGGCCTCGGGCGATTCGTCGGCGAGAAATGCTTCGACCTCGGCGGGGCTAGGCGGCAGGCCGATCAAGTCGAAATAGACGCGCCGCAACAGCGTGCGCTTGTCGGCGGGCGGCGCGGGTGCCAGGCCCGCCGCTTCGAGTTTCGCCAAGACGAACCGGTCGACCTCGTTGGCCGGCCAGTTCGGGTCCTGCACCTCGGGCACGACGGGCGGCTCGACCGGGCGGAATTGCCAATTTGCCGGTGCTCCTGCGCCGGGCGGGCTGGCGGCGGGCCACACGGCACCATCGCGAACCCATTGCTCCAAGTCGGCGATTTGGCCGTCGCTCAGCCGGCCATTCGGCGGCATTTTCAACTCGGCGTCGGGCGCCTGTTGGATCGCTTGGATGAGAAGGCTGGCTGGCGGGTCGCCCGGGACGATCGCTGGTCCACGCTCGCCGCCCTGCAACAGCGACTCGCGCGTGATGAGGCGCAAGTTTCCCTTGGGCTCAGGCACGTCGCCGTGGCATTTTCCGCAGCGCTCGACCAGCAGCGGCCGCACGCGGCGCTCGAAGAACTCGGCATGCCCGGCCTCCTCAGCAATAGCCCCATGGCACACTCCGGTAATCAGCGTAGCCAGCACGAGCGCAGCGATGCGGTCCCGAGTCGCGCGGGAAGATGGCCACGGCTTGCCGGTGTCGAGCGCCATCTCAGGACGATTCCTGCGAGCCGGGGGCCGTGCCGCTGGGCGAGCGTTGATCGGCGGCCTGCTCGGCAGCGCGGCTGGCTGGCAGCGGCTGGCGATAGGGCTGTCGGTTTTCATACAGGCTCAGACGCGAGCGCAGCTTTTCCTGGCGCGCGGCATCCTGCGCCACCGACGGCAGCGCCAGCGCTTGCCGCACCACTTGAACCGCCTTGGGAAAGTCCCCCAGTTCGGCGTAGGCCGCCGCCAGAGTGTCGAGATAGCCGGGGTCTTTGTACTGCGTTTGCCGGCACGCACTTTCGGCCAGCGAAACGCTCTCGCTGCCGTTGCGCAGCTTGGGATCGGGATGGGTCGCCAGGAGCCAGGCCAAATTGTTCAGGCCCGTTTGCCAAGTCGGCAACACGTGCAGCACCTGGCGGTATCGCTGCACGGCCTCAGCCGCGTCGCCCGCCTGCTGCAGCGCAATCGCCAGGCTGGCGCGGGCCTCGATCAACTCCGGCCGCGCGGCGAGCGCAGCGTGATAGTACCGGCACGCGTCGGCAAACTCGTGTCGTTCGAGCGCCAGGTCGCCGAGGGTGCGCAGGGCGCCGGCATCGTCGGGCATGCGCGCGACCAGCGCCCGAAGCCGCGCCTCGAACTCCACCATGTCCTTGCGCGCCTGCGCCAGCGTGGCCAGGGCGCGATTCGTGTCGGCGTCGAGCGGGTTGACTTTGAGGGCTCGCCGCAGCGCCGTTTCGGCGTCGTCTCGGCGGTCCTGAGCCATGCGGAGCAATCCCAACTGCAGGTTGGCGTCGAACGAATCTGGCGCTACGGCCAGCGCCGCTTCGATCGCCTGCTCCGCCTCGGCTGTCCGGCCGAGCTGGAGCAGGCAACTCGCGCGATGGGTCAAGGCCTTCTCGTAATTTCGGTCGCATCGCAAGGCAGCGTCGAAGTGCCCAAGCGCCTGCGTGACTTCGCCCTGAGCAAGCCATGCTGCGCCGAGCGAATCGTGCGCCTCGGCCTGCTGCGGATCGGCCGCCACCGCACGTTGGGCACAGGCCACGGCAGCGGCAAAGTCGTGCTGCTGCACGTGGATGCCCGCCTGCATCGCCAACAGCGTGACGTCGTGCGGATATTGCTCCAGATAGCCTTCCAAGAGCTGCTGAGCCCGCTCGGTGCGGCCGGCCCGCAGCAGCGCGCTGGCGGTCAGCATCGTGCGGCGTT
Protein-coding regions in this window:
- a CDS encoding DUF1501 domain-containing protein, giving the protein MSAELAGNHRPRVPLARRELLYRAAAGFGGLALTGLLGCERRESGATSVRPAAAPAAPNPRPIVAGPLGPPVPRAKHVIFLYMDGGPSQMDLFDPKPRLNREHGEPIKMQTPATNFNIGNRVMGCPYKFAKHGACGADVSEIMPHVATCVDDLTIIRSMVSDHGEHAAASYFMHSGSPLQGRPSMGAWINYGFGTESQELPGFVVLECGMSPFGGLNCFSNGFLPPAYQACLLSAQLRGVADLEPLPDDRDIQGEKLAVVQSLNRQRAQRIANAAWLENVIGNYEQAFRMQTAVPRVFDFSSETAATLKAYGIDQPRTQPFGTECLVARRLIEQGVRFIELLPPRVDSRANHWDQHSYLERYHRLNAEAVDQPIAALIKDLKQRGLLEETLLLWGGEFGRTPMSQKQPGVEDGRDHNPFGFTMWLAGGGVKGGLVYGATDEYGYYAVENPVHVHDLHATILYLLGVDHTALTYQYGGRDYRLTDVYGNVVGDIVA
- the recQ gene encoding DNA helicase RecQ, coding for MDALRKILREYWGYEEFRPLQAEAMQAALDERDSVVVLPTGGGKSLCFQVPALAMQGLAVVVSPLISLMTDQVDALLECGVPTACINSTLTVAERRRVADQVRAGELRLLYLSPERLTTPRTLEFLSEVPLAFFAIDEAHCISEWGHDFRPEYRALKVLKERFPAVAVHAYTATATPRVRDDIVRELGLADPAVLVGGFDRPNLLYRAQRRGDLRRQIRQVIERHPGESGLIYCMRRADVEELCAALVAEGLRAVPYHAGMPDAERRDNQRAFVEDRAEIVVATVAFGMGIDKPDVRYVIHAAAPKSLEAYQQECGRAGRDGLPAECWLFYSPADFQIWRKLQSNLPADAYEAALATLAGIENYCRGATCRHRALVEYFGEAWPGASCGACDACLDELDEMPDALVLAQKIVSCVVRLGEGYGGDYTAQVLIGSHDERIVSRRHDQLSTHGLLADFDKRQVRDWIEQLVAQGFLNKESEYRRLQLTATGRELLRGDGQPRLLQAAPPRTARAAKGDRRDPASWDGVDRRLFEALRQWRTTEAREREVPPYVIFGDATLRELARLRPTSYEALARVRGIGQHKLAAFGDAIIDLVVNYRRAQDVGTS
- a CDS encoding PSD1 and planctomycete cytochrome C domain-containing protein; translation: MALDTGKPWPSSRATRDRIAALVLATLITGVCHGAIAEEAGHAEFFERRVRPLLVERCGKCHGDVPEPKGNLRLITRESLLQGGERGPAIVPGDPPASLLIQAIQQAPDAELKMPPNGRLSDGQIADLEQWVRDGAVWPAASPPGAGAPANWQFRPVEPPVVPEVQDPNWPANEVDRFVLAKLEAAGLAPAPPADKRTLLRRVYFDLIGLPPSPAEVEAFLADESPEAFARVVDRLLASPRYGERWGRHWLDVVRYAETNGQDIDRNKPNAWRFRDYVIRAFNDDVPFDTFVREQLAGDLLEQPRLSPDGRTRLSPLASAFYWLGEYQNMPVDMAVAEAAELEGQIDAFGKAFLGLTLACARCHDHKFDPLTMADYYGLGGFFVSCTNAIACTDTPETTAQIAATAERLKGNQAEIERLLATARVELVADELARLPDYVLACQELGLGEEEPDAADCQQVAARRGLDVARLQRWREFLMAASADKDPIWYPLAALASTKPDAFKPTALALYWRLVDWQPPDPQATGLEPLHLFEGQDYGDWTVVGQAFGAGPRRDAPIDWSQPGEQGYASSAGVDALTGRLTSPPFRVTKRFLSMYVAGGRFPFQACVNVKFHSPLVQEADDYTATGNGSEQFELRTMDVQPFVGRQAIIELVDQVRTNGGHIAATGFFISDEPPKIEFPPNMLVADLLWPEDVKSYPELLQRLAQLLGDVLGQWKQALAASGDQPPRRLLRPERDALRRWALTRGGLLDSGADPADKLLPEQRSHLEVLRAERQQLETEMPESTLALVAKDHLPRNLHIQRVGNPHHEGPEIPRGFPAVLTGGAAPPAVTGSGRLQLADWVASRDNPLTARVMVNRVWLHHFGRGIVATPNNFGALGEPPTHPELLDYLATRFVAEGWSIKALHRLLLATRTYQQAADASEAARAIDPDNKLYAHARVRRLDAECVRDELLAVAGNLNDQMYGPSVPLHVTKYMRGEDLDLPKFSGPMDGDCRRSIYLEVRRNHLTPLLAAFDFPKPDASIGLRPMSTVPGQALAMLNNEFVHHEARVWAERLLREPEGIAARIDRMFAEALARGPTAEERTALAQFVEQQLAARRDDSQPPGDDGTAEVRAWTAACHAVFNLAEFVFVE